One window of Mauremys reevesii isolate NIE-2019 linkage group 4, ASM1616193v1, whole genome shotgun sequence genomic DNA carries:
- the MDFI gene encoding myoD family inhibitor isoform X2 yields MEADQEEISCTSSTQNPAVAPSALCHIPAPHPQAPATEEKEKLPEDDKSLNLLANGTATPKSEAKSEFMVTPEAVTRQPQVRTPLRGLQLSSPMDCTPLLQNGTGRVPDPGGTNRDAGNSVLGSLPSSQKPHRKLQSHYSINSQGSKKSKGSSKSASSQIPVEAQQDCCVHCILSCLFCEFLTLCNIVLDCATCGSCSSEDSCICCCCCGSGECAECDLPCDMDCGIVDACCESADCLEICMECCGLCFSS; encoded by the exons ATCAGGAGGAGATCTCGTGCACTTCCTCCACGCAGAATCCAGCGGTAGCACCATCTGCTCTGTGCCACATCCCAGCCCCTCACCCTCAGGCCCCAGCaacagaggagaaagagaaactgCCAGAAGACGACAAGTCCCTGAACCTCCTGGCAAATGGAACAGCAACACCCAAAAGCGAGGCCAAGTCAGAGTTCATGGTCACTCCCGAAGCTGTGACAC GCCAGCCCCAGGTGCGAACACCCCTGCGGGGTCTCCAGCTGTCCAGCCCCATGGACTGCACCCCTCTGCTGCAGAACGGCACCGGGCGTGTCCCAGACCCAGGCGGCACAAACCGAGATGCCGGGAACAGTGTCCTCGGCTCGCTGCCCAGCTCTCAGAAGCCTCATCGGAAGCTGCAGTCACACTACTCCATTAACAGCCAGGGCAGCAAGAAGAGCAAAGGCAGCTCCAAATCAGCCTCCtctcaaatccctgtggaggcaCAGCAAG ATTGCTGTGTCCACTGCATCCTCTCCTGCCTCTTCTGTGAGTTCCTGACCCTCTGCAACATTGTGCTGGACTGCGCCACCTGCGGCTCCTGCAGCTCCGAGGACTCctgcatctgctgctgctgctgcggctccGGGGAGTGCGCCGAATGTGACCTCCCCTGCGACATGGACTGCGGCATCGTGGACGCCTGCTGCGAGTCCGCGGACTGCCTGGAGATCTGCATGGAGTGCTGCGGCCTGTGCTTCTCCTCCTGA